One window of the Crassaminicella thermophila genome contains the following:
- a CDS encoding ABC-three component system protein, whose product MQRDFRYLRDKYGEAGARDIFESICVELYQHKYQDAHSIKVSRGDGGIDIYIGNFEETIEVYQCKYFLDGIGDSQKSQIRESFKTAVNSDQYKVNNWYLCIPNILTIDETKWWWNWKTKMETEYRVKIILRDGSYLLSELKKHNLYSYNFDDELSILLEQIREYLGETKKYYEEEIYELDDIDEIDYTDCMFIKKLESAKIHEHDNCQREFFNAEIVKASIESKDNKDDIKMFRNLGKKIHSVWNTQYIRYTDTESGINLLANVYERIEDLDSTTLKAREDISLLAKKGILHQLANDCKVGWVKNYIERLEEYIKEKE is encoded by the coding sequence TTGCAGAGAGATTTTCGTTATTTAAGAGATAAGTATGGAGAAGCAGGGGCTAGAGATATCTTTGAGTCTATCTGTGTAGAATTATATCAGCATAAATATCAGGATGCTCATTCTATTAAGGTTTCTAGAGGTGATGGTGGGATAGACATTTACATAGGCAACTTCGAAGAGACAATTGAAGTGTATCAGTGTAAATACTTTTTAGATGGGATTGGAGATAGTCAAAAATCTCAAATTAGGGAGTCGTTTAAAACTGCGGTTAATTCAGACCAATATAAAGTTAATAACTGGTATCTATGTATACCAAATATATTAACTATTGATGAAACTAAGTGGTGGTGGAATTGGAAAACAAAAATGGAGACTGAATATAGGGTTAAAATTATTTTAAGAGATGGAAGTTATTTATTAAGTGAATTGAAAAAGCATAATTTATATAGTTATAACTTTGACGATGAGTTAAGTATATTATTAGAACAAATAAGAGAATATTTAGGGGAAACTAAGAAGTATTATGAAGAAGAAATATATGAACTAGATGACATAGACGAAATTGATTATACAGATTGTATGTTTATAAAAAAACTGGAGTCAGCGAAAATACATGAACATGATAATTGCCAGAGAGAGTTCTTTAATGCAGAGATAGTAAAAGCTTCTATTGAAAGTAAAGATAATAAAGATGATATTAAGATGTTCAGAAATTTAGGCAAAAAAATTCATAGTGTTTGGAATACTCAATATATTAGATATACAGATACAGAAAGTGGCATAAATCTATTAGCTAATGTATATGAAAGAATAGAGGACCTTGATAGTACCACTTTAAAAGCTAGAGAGGATATTTCTTTGTTAGCTAAGAAAGGTATTTTACATCAACTAGCCAATGATTGTAAAGTTGGATGGGTTAAAAACTATATTGAGCGATTAGAGGAATATATTAAGGAGAAGGAGTAG
- a CDS encoding zinc ribbon domain-containing protein produces MDQVYYLCKLQEAESALEKYEKILKDIIKSKEIGDKIQEHKKIKNIYETKIREIQDKKYELRKLEKENQDIEYKRKSVKDKLYSGRINEAKQLELLLNEQEEIEKEMGVIDTDILVMMEEVEKMEEEIKQIYMKMCKMGSMIKKMLMDRKIRKSDMEKRIKEKILEKEEILKKINKKNIQIYMDIKSKKRKPVAFIQSDICTGCHMDVPIMMITKLRKQEIITCTNCGRILYCKSEG; encoded by the coding sequence ATGGATCAAGTATATTATTTATGTAAACTCCAAGAAGCTGAAAGTGCATTAGAAAAATATGAAAAAATATTAAAAGATATTATTAAATCAAAAGAAATTGGTGATAAAATTCAAGAACATAAAAAAATAAAAAACATATATGAAACAAAAATCAGGGAAATTCAAGACAAAAAATATGAATTAAGAAAACTTGAAAAGGAAAATCAAGATATTGAGTATAAGAGAAAGTCAGTAAAAGATAAGTTATATAGTGGAAGAATTAACGAAGCAAAGCAATTAGAACTGCTTTTAAATGAACAAGAAGAAATAGAAAAAGAAATGGGGGTAATAGATACAGATATTCTTGTAATGATGGAGGAAGTAGAAAAGATGGAGGAAGAAATTAAACAGATATACATGAAAATGTGTAAGATGGGTAGTATGATAAAAAAAATGCTAATGGACAGAAAAATAAGAAAGAGTGATATGGAAAAAAGAATTAAAGAAAAAATTTTAGAGAAAGAAGAAATATTAAAAAAAATAAACAAAAAGAACATACAAATATATATGGACATAAAATCTAAGAAAAGAAAACCTGTTGCATTTATTCAATCAGATATCTGTACAGGTTGTCATATGGATGTACCTATTATGATGATTACAAAATTAAGAAAACAAGAGATTATAACTTGTACGAATTGTGGAAGGATTCTATATTGTAAAAGTGAGGGGTAA
- a CDS encoding Nif3-like dinuclear metal center hexameric protein produces the protein MGEKLSRVINIIETIAPPYLAENWDNVGFQIGDYNKNVNRILVCLEVTQKVIDEAITKNIDMIICHHPLIFKAIKNVRTNNEIGNMIYRLIKHDIVLYCVHTNLDIVYGGTNDVLAELLNIVDTQPLIKIDKEKYYKLVVYVPKSHVEDVRDAICSAEAGHIGNYSYCTFQTEGIGTFKPLEGTNPFIGSKGKIEKVSEYKLETIVAKEKLNNAIKKMLEAHPYEEVAYDIIPLYNQTDKHGLGRVGKLMKPMTLSVFCEEIKSKLKMKSIRFVGDINKKIQKIGLCTGSGAEFIYDAYKKGCDCYITGDVKYHDAQYAIGLGIAVIDAGHFETENLVCEPLLNNLKKMIKENNYDLEVFLGSNINPFQLL, from the coding sequence ATGGGTGAAAAATTAAGTAGAGTGATAAATATTATAGAAACTATAGCACCTCCATATTTAGCTGAAAACTGGGATAATGTAGGGTTTCAAATAGGTGATTACAATAAAAATGTTAATCGTATACTGGTATGTTTAGAAGTAACGCAAAAAGTTATTGATGAAGCTATAACTAAAAATATAGATATGATTATTTGTCACCATCCATTAATATTTAAAGCAATTAAAAATGTTAGAACAAATAATGAAATTGGAAATATGATTTATAGATTAATAAAGCATGATATTGTTCTTTATTGTGTCCATACCAATTTAGATATTGTATATGGGGGTACAAATGATGTTTTAGCTGAACTATTAAATATAGTAGATACACAACCTTTAATAAAAATTGATAAAGAAAAATATTATAAGCTTGTTGTCTATGTACCAAAATCTCATGTAGAAGATGTAAGAGATGCTATATGTAGTGCTGAAGCAGGGCATATAGGGAATTATAGTTATTGTACATTTCAAACGGAAGGGATCGGTACTTTTAAACCTTTAGAAGGAACAAATCCTTTCATTGGCAGTAAAGGAAAAATAGAAAAAGTATCAGAATATAAGCTAGAAACAATTGTTGCAAAAGAAAAATTAAACAACGCTATAAAGAAAATGTTAGAGGCTCATCCTTATGAAGAAGTAGCATATGATATTATTCCTTTATATAATCAAACAGATAAGCATGGTTTAGGAAGAGTAGGAAAATTAATGAAACCTATGACATTGTCTGTATTTTGCGAAGAGATAAAGTCAAAACTTAAAATGAAGTCTATTAGATTTGTAGGAGATATAAATAAAAAAATACAAAAAATTGGTTTATGTACTGGCAGTGGTGCAGAGTTTATTTATGATGCGTATAAAAAAGGATGTGATTGTTATATTACAGGAGATGTAAAATACCATGATGCTCAATATGCTATTGGGTTAGGGATTGCAGTGATTGATGCAGGCCATTTTGAAACAGAAAATTTAGTGTGTGAACCATTATTGAATAATCTGAAAAAAATGATTAAGGAAAACAATTATGATCTAGAAGTGTTTTTAGGATCTAATATAAATCCTTTTCAATTACTATAA
- a CDS encoding tRNA (adenine(22)-N(1))-methyltransferase, with the protein MKLTPRLLMIANLVKNGSIVADVGTDHGYIPVYLIKNNLAKKVIATDVNKGPIETAQKNIKAYALEAYIETRLGNGLEPIKPYEVDTVIIAGMGGLLIRDILAEHLDVTKSVNRFILQPMVAQDELRKWLVFNNFKIIDERLVCEDHRIYEIIVVEHGKQKIDDDIYFEVGEKLIENKDPLLESFINKHIKKQKDIMNNLMGQETERAVRKLEECKEKIKKLEEVLKWVKN; encoded by the coding sequence ATGAAATTAACCCCGAGATTATTAATGATTGCAAACTTAGTGAAAAATGGATCTATTGTGGCTGATGTTGGAACTGACCATGGGTATATTCCTGTTTATTTAATAAAAAATAACTTAGCTAAAAAGGTAATTGCTACAGATGTAAATAAAGGACCTATTGAGACTGCGCAAAAAAACATAAAAGCATATGCATTAGAAGCATATATTGAAACAAGATTAGGAAATGGGCTTGAACCAATTAAACCTTATGAAGTGGATACAGTTATTATAGCAGGAATGGGAGGACTACTTATTCGTGATATATTAGCGGAGCATTTAGATGTAACAAAATCTGTTAATAGATTTATTTTGCAGCCTATGGTAGCACAAGATGAATTAAGGAAATGGTTAGTGTTTAATAATTTTAAAATTATAGATGAAAGATTAGTTTGCGAAGACCATAGAATTTATGAGATAATAGTTGTAGAACATGGAAAACAAAAGATTGATGATGATATCTATTTTGAAGTAGGTGAAAAACTAATAGAAAATAAAGATCCTTTATTAGAATCTTTTATAAATAAACATATAAAGAAACAAAAGGATATTATGAATAATTTAATGGGGCAAGAAACAGAAAGAGCGGTACGTAAGCTTGAAGAATGTAAAGAGAAGATAAAAAAATTAGAAGAGGTGTTGAAATGGGTGAAAAATTAA
- the rpoD gene encoding RNA polymerase sigma factor RpoD: protein MSKKSQNKKVQSVKNLIEKGKKRGMLTYNEIMDTLEEIDLDKEQIEEVYDNLAAMGIDIVGEKEEPIEDIPETEEVIDLDLSIPKGINIDDPVRMYLKEIGKVPLLSATEEIELAKRMENGDEEAKRRLCEANLRLVVSIAKRYVGRGMLFLDLIQEGNLGLIKAVEKFDWRKGYKFSTYATWWIRQAITRAIADQARTIRIPVHMVETINKLIRVSRQLLQELGREPKPDEIAKEMDLPEEKVRDILKIAQEPVSLETPIGEEEDSHLGDFIPDEDAPAPAEAAAFSMLKEQLVEVLDTLTPREQKVLRLRFGLDDGRARTLEEVGKKFDVTRERIRQIEAKALRKLRHPSRSKKLKDYLE, encoded by the coding sequence ATGAGCAAGAAAAGTCAAAATAAAAAAGTCCAGTCGGTAAAGAACCTTATTGAAAAAGGTAAAAAAAGAGGTATGTTAACGTACAATGAGATTATGGATACCTTAGAAGAGATAGATCTAGATAAGGAGCAGATTGAGGAAGTTTATGATAATTTAGCTGCAATGGGAATCGATATTGTAGGTGAAAAAGAAGAACCTATTGAAGATATACCAGAAACTGAAGAGGTTATAGATTTAGATCTTTCAATCCCAAAAGGGATTAATATAGATGATCCAGTTAGAATGTATCTTAAGGAAATTGGAAAAGTACCATTACTTTCAGCTACAGAAGAGATAGAATTAGCGAAAAGAATGGAAAATGGAGACGAAGAAGCTAAGAGACGATTATGTGAGGCAAATTTAAGACTTGTTGTAAGTATTGCAAAGAGATATGTTGGAAGAGGCATGTTGTTTTTAGACTTAATTCAAGAAGGGAATCTAGGTCTAATTAAAGCTGTTGAAAAATTTGATTGGCGAAAAGGATATAAGTTTAGTACTTATGCTACCTGGTGGATAAGGCAAGCAATTACAAGAGCTATAGCAGATCAGGCAAGAACTATAAGAATTCCAGTGCATATGGTAGAAACAATTAATAAGTTAATAAGGGTATCGAGACAATTGCTTCAAGAATTAGGACGAGAACCTAAGCCTGATGAGATTGCAAAAGAGATGGATCTTCCTGAAGAGAAAGTAAGAGATATATTAAAAATTGCTCAAGAACCAGTATCTTTAGAGACCCCTATTGGAGAAGAGGAAGATAGTCATCTTGGAGATTTTATTCCAGATGAGGATGCACCAGCACCTGCTGAAGCTGCTGCTTTTTCAATGCTTAAAGAACAGTTAGTTGAAGTTTTAGATACATTAACACCAAGAGAGCAAAAGGTACTTAGATTAAGATTTGGTTTAGATGATGGTAGGGCAAGGACACTGGAAGAAGTTGGAAAGAAATTTGATGTAACTAGAGAAAGAATAAGACAGATAGAAGCGAAAGCTTTAAGAAAGCTTAGACATCCTAGTAGAAGTAAAAAATTAAAAGATTATTTAGAATAA
- the dnaG gene encoding DNA primase — protein MSIHFNEELIEKIKTQNDIVDIISKYVQLKKSGHNYKGLCPFHNEKTPSFMVSNEKQLYHCFGCGESGDVINFVMKIENLDFIDAVRLMAEWVGINYDEISTSKQENEEIYRKNKLYGINREAALFYYRNLLKKENNGLKYLLKRGLTIQTIKKFGLGYAKDHWESLNSYLLSKGYDQKLIYRAGLVSERKNKDGYYDRFRNRVMFPIINTTGKVIGFGGRIIGDNNPKYINSPETPIFNKGNNLFGLNLAKNEVSNKKQIIVVEGYMDVISLYQNGIKNVTASLGTALTKNQANLLKRYADEIVIAYDSDTAGQAATLRGLDILREAGCQVKVVCLSEGKDPDEFVIKKGKDAFLKEVDNALSLIDYKIMLSKKENDLKTIEGRVKFVKSITKILKELKSPVEVDAYIKKIASESQISIEAIKSEIYGNNMYNKRNIEKKSILNTSKYRSKHDRYTNKYNIQPLKPTEKIGYLEAERCLLKLIITNKEIFNKIKTTITYKDFIDKTNSKIAKFVYELYEENDFVDIKELLNQLSIDEISILHKIKHSIVPRENIDKALIDYINSMQKHKLMKMKIDIEDELEKLEKLENKTEEQIVRIRELCINYEKLLKELKKM, from the coding sequence ATGAGTATTCATTTTAACGAAGAATTAATTGAGAAAATAAAGACACAAAATGATATTGTAGATATCATTTCAAAATATGTGCAATTAAAAAAAAGTGGGCACAATTATAAGGGGTTATGCCCTTTTCACAATGAAAAGACTCCTTCTTTTATGGTATCAAATGAGAAGCAATTGTATCATTGTTTTGGATGTGGAGAATCAGGAGACGTAATCAATTTTGTAATGAAGATTGAAAATTTAGATTTTATTGATGCTGTTCGTTTGATGGCTGAGTGGGTTGGAATAAATTATGATGAAATTTCTACGTCCAAGCAGGAAAATGAAGAAATATATCGAAAAAATAAATTATATGGAATAAATAGGGAAGCAGCTTTGTTTTATTATAGAAATTTGTTAAAAAAAGAAAATAATGGTCTAAAGTATCTGTTGAAAAGAGGATTAACTATCCAGACTATAAAGAAATTTGGATTAGGATATGCTAAAGATCATTGGGAAAGCTTAAATAGTTATCTATTAAGTAAAGGATATGATCAAAAGCTAATATATAGAGCAGGCCTAGTCTCAGAACGAAAAAACAAGGACGGGTATTATGATAGATTTAGGAATAGAGTTATGTTTCCTATAATAAATACTACAGGGAAGGTTATTGGTTTTGGAGGAAGGATCATAGGAGATAATAATCCGAAGTATATAAACTCTCCTGAAACTCCTATTTTTAATAAAGGAAATAATTTATTTGGGTTAAATCTTGCAAAAAATGAAGTAAGCAATAAAAAGCAAATAATTGTGGTAGAAGGTTATATGGATGTAATTTCACTTTATCAAAATGGTATAAAAAATGTTACAGCATCATTAGGAACAGCTCTTACAAAGAATCAAGCAAATTTGTTAAAAAGGTATGCTGATGAAATTGTTATTGCATATGATTCAGATACAGCAGGACAAGCAGCTACATTAAGGGGTCTTGATATTTTAAGAGAAGCAGGATGTCAAGTGAAGGTTGTATGCTTATCAGAAGGAAAAGATCCGGATGAGTTTGTTATAAAAAAAGGAAAAGATGCTTTTCTAAAAGAAGTAGATAATGCATTGTCTTTAATTGATTATAAAATTATGTTATCAAAAAAAGAAAATGACTTAAAAACGATTGAAGGCAGAGTTAAATTTGTAAAGTCTATTACGAAAATATTAAAAGAGTTAAAAAGTCCTGTAGAAGTAGATGCTTATATAAAAAAAATTGCATCAGAATCACAAATTTCCATTGAAGCTATAAAGTCGGAAATTTATGGAAATAATATGTATAATAAAAGAAATATTGAAAAAAAGTCTATACTTAATACGAGTAAGTATAGAAGTAAACATGATAGGTATACTAATAAATATAACATACAACCTTTAAAACCAACTGAAAAAATTGGGTATTTGGAAGCAGAAAGATGTTTATTAAAATTAATTATAACAAATAAGGAAATTTTCAATAAAATAAAAACAACTATTACTTATAAAGATTTTATAGATAAAACAAATAGTAAAATAGCAAAATTTGTTTACGAGTTATATGAAGAAAATGATTTTGTTGATATAAAAGAACTTTTAAATCAATTGAGTATAGATGAAATTTCAATATTACACAAAATTAAGCATAGTATTGTGCCTAGAGAAAATATTGACAAGGCTCTAATTGATTATATAAATAGTATGCAAAAGCATAAATTAATGAAAATGAAAATAGATATAGAAGATGAATTAGAAAAATTGGAAAAATTAGAAAATAAAACTGAAGAGCAGATAGTGAGGATAAGAGAGTTATGTATAAATTACGAGAAGTTACTAAAAGAACTAAAAAAAATGTAA
- a CDS encoding YaiI/YqxD family protein has product MTIYVDGDACSVKGLIVDHASKYNIKVVIVVSICHIPKQESGIKYIVVDNISQAVDMAIINMAKKNDIVVSDDYGLASVLLMKKVFCLSNRGLIYTLDNIDNLMFRRYMNMKIRRKGGKIKGFSKHSKKDEIQFVKSLNKVIKQSLYNSNI; this is encoded by the coding sequence ATGACAATATATGTAGATGGTGATGCTTGTTCTGTAAAAGGATTAATTGTTGATCATGCATCAAAATATAATATCAAAGTTGTGATTGTAGTAAGTATATGTCATATACCAAAACAAGAGTCGGGGATTAAATATATAGTTGTAGATAATATAAGTCAAGCAGTAGATATGGCTATAATAAATATGGCTAAAAAAAATGATATTGTTGTATCTGATGATTATGGACTAGCATCCGTGTTGTTAATGAAAAAAGTTTTTTGTTTATCTAATCGAGGACTTATTTATACTTTAGACAATATAGATAACCTTATGTTTAGAAGATATATGAACATGAAAATAAGAAGAAAAGGAGGTAAGATTAAGGGGTTTTCTAAACATAGCAAAAAGGATGAGATTCAATTTGTGAAGAGTTTGAACAAAGTAATTAAGCAGTCCCTATATAATTCTAATATATAG
- a CDS encoding deoxyguanosinetriphosphate triphosphohydrolase, which produces MVFREITEKNEVERLSPYAAKSIQTKGREVHEEKCAIRTEYQRDRDRILHSKAFRRLKHKTQVFLFPEGDHYRTRLTHTLEVSQISRTIARSLLLNEDLTEAIALGHDLGHTPFGHSGEKILNKIHANGFKHNEQSLRVVKYLEKGKVGIGLNLTFEVRDGIVNHTGRNKPSTLEGQIVKLSDRIAYINHDIDDAIRANILSYNDLPKDCLKILGNTYSERINTMVTDVIKNSYEKKEIQMSEEKSFFTNKLRKFMFENVYVNKKAKKEEEKAQYIIEQLYYFFIKNKEKIPYEMMKIEEFGLEEVVKDYIAGMTDRYLINKYLEIYVPHVWK; this is translated from the coding sequence ATGGTATTTAGAGAAATAACTGAGAAAAATGAAGTAGAAAGACTTTCACCTTATGCTGCAAAGTCAATTCAAACAAAAGGAAGAGAAGTACATGAAGAAAAATGTGCGATTCGAACAGAATATCAAAGAGATAGAGATAGAATTTTGCATTCTAAAGCCTTCAGAAGACTCAAGCATAAAACACAGGTGTTTCTTTTTCCAGAAGGAGATCATTATAGAACGAGACTTACACATACTTTAGAAGTTTCACAGATTTCTCGAACCATAGCTAGAAGCCTGCTACTAAATGAGGATTTAACAGAAGCTATTGCTCTAGGTCATGATCTTGGGCATACCCCATTTGGACATAGTGGAGAAAAGATACTAAATAAAATCCATGCAAATGGTTTTAAGCATAATGAGCAAAGCTTAAGAGTGGTAAAATATCTTGAAAAAGGTAAAGTTGGAATTGGATTAAATTTAACATTTGAAGTAAGAGATGGTATTGTTAATCATACGGGAAGAAATAAACCGTCTACCTTAGAGGGACAAATTGTAAAACTTAGTGATAGAATTGCATATATTAATCATGATATTGATGATGCAATAAGAGCAAACATTTTGAGTTATAATGATTTACCAAAAGATTGTTTAAAAATATTAGGGAACACATATAGTGAAAGAATTAATACAATGGTTACAGATGTGATAAAAAATAGCTATGAAAAAAAAGAGATTCAAATGAGCGAAGAAAAAAGTTTTTTTACAAATAAATTAAGAAAATTCATGTTTGAAAATGTATATGTAAACAAAAAGGCTAAAAAGGAAGAAGAAAAGGCACAATATATAATAGAACAACTTTATTATTTTTTTATAAAAAATAAAGAAAAAATACCTTATGAGATGATGAAAATAGAAGAATTCGGCTTAGAAGAAGTTGTAAAGGATTATATAGCAGGGATGACTGATAGATATCTAATTAATAAATATCTAGAAATTTATGTACCACATGTATGGAAATGA
- the ppdK gene encoding pyruvate, phosphate dikinase translates to MKKYVYAFHEGNKEMKSLLGGKGANLAEMTKIGLPVPPGFTITTEACNKYYEDGKKIAETVVNQIFEHLYILEEKIHKKFGDTKNPLLVSVRSGAVISMPGMMDTILNLGLNDQSVMGLALVTRNERFAYDSYRRFIQMFSDVVLSIPKYKFDHILEKEKETNKIELDTDLTVNNLKSIIKAYKNLVKKETRKDFPQEPKEQLLMAVRAVFDSWNNSRAIVYRQLNDIPSHLGTAVNVQSMVFGNMGETSGTGVAFTRNPATGEKKLFGEFLMNAQGEDVVAGIRTPKPIAQLKNTMAKVYEQFVNVANLLENHYKDMQDIEFTIEKGNLYLLQTRTGKRTASAAINIAVDMVKEGIIDKETAIMRVEPTQLDQLLHPTFEEAAIKVAEKITQGLPASPGAATGRIYFSANDVVKAASEGEKAILVRLETSPEDIEGMVAAQGILTARGGMTSHAAVVARGMGKCCVAGCGEIKVDEINKVFKIDNKIFKEGDYISLDGNTGSVYAGSIPTKEPELTGNFGKLMNWADEIRTLKIRANADTPKDAYTAVKFGAEGIGLCRTEHMFFDEERIPVVRQMIIAKSLEERMTALDKLLPFQKKDFIGIFEAMGERPVTVRLLDPPLHEFLPHNDEDIKTLSEQIGVEYKVLKDTVEELKEFNPMLGHRGCRLAITYPEIYKMQVKAIIMAAIEVKKEKNIDIKPEIMVPLIGHEKELKILKELITNTANEIINESEIKIEYKIGTMIEVPRAALTADAIARHAEFFSFGTNDLTQMTYAFSRDDAGKFIGEYRKKEIFEKDPFQRLDQIGVGKLMEIAVDLGKKSRPDIKLGICGEHGGDPESINFCHKIGLNYVSCSPYRVPIARLAAARCAIQNK, encoded by the coding sequence ATGAAAAAATATGTATATGCATTTCATGAAGGGAATAAGGAAATGAAATCTTTATTAGGGGGCAAGGGTGCAAATTTAGCAGAAATGACTAAAATTGGGTTACCTGTTCCGCCGGGATTTACTATTACAACAGAAGCTTGTAATAAATATTATGAAGATGGGAAAAAAATTGCTGAAACTGTAGTGAATCAAATTTTTGAGCATTTGTATATTTTAGAAGAAAAGATTCACAAAAAGTTTGGAGATACGAAAAATCCATTATTAGTATCAGTAAGATCAGGTGCGGTTATTTCTATGCCAGGAATGATGGATACAATTTTAAATTTAGGATTAAATGATCAATCTGTAATGGGGCTAGCATTAGTAACTAGAAATGAAAGATTTGCTTATGATAGTTATAGAAGATTTATTCAAATGTTTAGTGATGTAGTTTTAAGTATTCCAAAGTATAAATTTGACCATATTTTAGAAAAAGAAAAAGAAACGAATAAAATTGAACTAGATACTGATTTAACAGTAAATAACCTAAAAAGTATTATTAAAGCGTATAAAAATCTTGTTAAAAAAGAAACAAGAAAAGATTTTCCACAAGAGCCAAAAGAGCAATTATTAATGGCAGTTCGAGCTGTGTTTGATTCATGGAATAATTCTAGAGCTATTGTTTATAGACAACTTAATGATATCCCAAGCCACTTAGGAACAGCAGTAAATGTGCAATCTATGGTTTTTGGAAACATGGGAGAAACATCTGGAACAGGGGTAGCATTTACAAGAAATCCAGCTACTGGAGAGAAAAAATTGTTTGGTGAATTCTTAATGAACGCACAAGGAGAAGATGTTGTAGCAGGCATTAGAACTCCTAAACCTATTGCTCAGTTAAAAAATACTATGGCTAAAGTATATGAACAATTTGTGAATGTGGCTAACCTATTAGAAAATCATTATAAAGATATGCAAGATATTGAGTTTACAATAGAAAAAGGAAATTTATATCTTTTACAAACAAGAACTGGAAAAAGAACAGCATCTGCAGCTATTAATATAGCTGTTGATATGGTAAAAGAAGGAATTATTGATAAAGAAACAGCAATAATGAGAGTAGAACCAACTCAATTAGATCAGTTGCTACATCCTACATTTGAAGAGGCAGCAATTAAAGTAGCAGAAAAAATTACACAAGGCTTACCTGCTTCACCAGGTGCAGCAACAGGTAGAATATATTTTAGTGCGAATGATGTAGTAAAAGCAGCTAGTGAAGGAGAAAAAGCTATATTAGTAAGATTAGAAACTTCTCCTGAAGATATTGAAGGAATGGTTGCAGCACAAGGAATTCTTACAGCAAGAGGAGGTATGACTTCTCACGCTGCAGTTGTTGCAAGAGGAATGGGAAAGTGCTGTGTAGCAGGATGTGGAGAAATAAAAGTTGATGAAATAAATAAAGTTTTTAAAATAGATAATAAAATCTTTAAAGAAGGAGATTATATTTCTTTAGATGGAAATACAGGTAGTGTCTATGCTGGAAGTATTCCAACAAAAGAGCCTGAATTAACAGGTAACTTTGGAAAATTAATGAATTGGGCAGATGAGATTAGAACACTAAAGATTAGAGCAAATGCAGATACACCAAAAGATGCATATACTGCTGTAAAGTTTGGAGCAGAAGGAATTGGTCTTTGTAGAACGGAGCATATGTTTTTTGATGAAGAAAGAATTCCTGTTGTAAGGCAAATGATTATAGCGAAAAGTTTAGAAGAAAGAATGACTGCACTAGATAAATTACTACCATTTCAAAAGAAAGATTTTATAGGAATATTTGAAGCAATGGGAGAAAGACCTGTAACTGTGAGACTACTAGATCCACCTTTACATGAATTTTTACCACATAATGATGAAGATATTAAGACATTATCAGAACAAATAGGTGTAGAATATAAGGTTTTAAAAGATACAGTTGAAGAATTAAAAGAATTTAATCCAATGCTTGGGCATAGAGGATGTAGATTAGCAATTACTTATCCAGAAATATATAAAATGCAAGTAAAAGCTATTATAATGGCTGCAATCGAAGTGAAGAAAGAGAAAAATATAGATATTAAACCAGAAATTATGGTGCCGCTTATTGGACATGAAAAAGAGTTAAAGATTTTAAAAGAACTTATTACAAATACTGCAAATGAAATTATAAATGAGAGTGAAATAAAAATTGAATATAAAATTGGTACAATGATAGAAGTACCAAGAGCAGCATTAACGGCTGATGCTATAGCAAGACATGCAGAATTCTTTTCTTTTGGAACAAATGACTTGACACAAATGACCTATGCTTTTTCAAGGGATGATGCTGGAAAATTTATTGGTGAATACAGGAAGAAAGAAATATTCGAAAAAGATCCTTTCCAAAGATTAGATCAAATAGGGGTTGGGAAATTAATGGAAATTGCTGTTGATTTAGGAAAAAAATCAAGACCGGATATTAAGTTAGGAATTTGTGGGGAGCATGGAGGAGACCCAGAATCAATTAATTTCTGCCACAAAATTGGTTTGAATTATGTTTCTTGTTCTCCATATAGAGTACCTATAGCAAGATTAGCAGCAGCACGTTGTGCTATACAAAATAAATAA